A DNA window from bacterium contains the following coding sequences:
- a CDS encoding FAD-linked oxidase C-terminal domain-containing protein, which produces MEIIEELEKIVGKDNILVSEESIEPYSHDETPRIKVMPKVVVKPANREEISEIMRLANFEKIPVIPRGGGTGLSGGAVPSSNGIVISFERMNKIKEIDTENLMAVVEPGVITGELSKEVEKSGLLYPPDPASLDSCTIGGNIAECAGGARAVKYGTTKNYVVGLEAVLPQGEIIKLGGKLVKNVTGYDLIGILIGSEGTLALVTEATLRLLPMPKVKVDLLIPYNDIEYATNTATEIIRHKIVPTAIEFMEKEAIKAAEQFLCRGEVTSPLPFSEASAQLLIEIDGNRKEEVEKDYEEIGEIALKNGAIDVLVAEDKGRQDKLWEGRRCISDALKSEGKVISEDVVVPRNKIPILLKNMKILENKYKFRIVSFGHVGDGNVHVNILRDTPVILSEANNLDADREWEQRIPKLIHELFKVVISLGGMISGEHGIGLTKKPYLSMAVDREQIEIMKQIKKVFDPNNILNPGKIFDV; this is translated from the coding sequence ATGGAAATAATAGAAGAATTAGAAAAGATTGTAGGTAAAGATAACATTCTTGTATCTGAAGAAAGCATTGAGCCATATTCACATGATGAGACACCAAGAATTAAAGTTATGCCTAAGGTGGTAGTAAAACCAGCTAATAGAGAAGAGATAAGTGAAATAATGAGACTGGCAAACTTTGAAAAAATACCCGTTATCCCAAGAGGTGGTGGGACAGGGCTATCAGGTGGGGCAGTCCCTTCCAGTAATGGAATAGTTATATCATTTGAAAGGATGAATAAGATAAAGGAGATAGATACTGAGAATTTGATGGCAGTTGTTGAGCCCGGAGTAATAACTGGAGAACTTAGCAAAGAAGTTGAAAAATCTGGGCTGTTGTATCCACCTGACCCTGCATCACTTGATTCGTGTACAATTGGTGGTAATATAGCAGAATGTGCGGGAGGGGCGCGTGCAGTTAAATATGGAACAACTAAAAATTATGTGGTTGGATTAGAAGCAGTGCTACCACAAGGTGAAATTATAAAATTGGGTGGTAAATTAGTTAAAAATGTCACAGGGTACGATTTAATAGGTATACTGATTGGGTCAGAGGGGACACTTGCACTTGTGACTGAGGCTACGCTTAGATTATTGCCAATGCCAAAAGTGAAGGTAGATTTACTTATCCCATACAATGACATAGAATACGCTACAAATACAGCAACTGAGATAATCAGGCATAAAATTGTACCTACAGCTATTGAATTTATGGAAAAAGAAGCAATTAAGGCGGCTGAACAGTTTTTGTGTAGGGGCGAGGTAACCTCGCCCCTACCGTTTAGTGAAGCCTCTGCTCAATTACTTATAGAGATAGATGGTAACCGAAAAGAAGAAGTTGAAAAAGATTACGAAGAGATAGGAGAGATTGCACTTAAGAATGGTGCAATAGATGTATTAGTAGCTGAAGACAAAGGAAGACAAGATAAGTTATGGGAAGGCAGGAGATGTATATCAGATGCGTTAAAATCAGAAGGTAAGGTTATAAGTGAAGATGTAGTGGTCCCGAGAAACAAAATACCTATATTGCTTAAAAATATGAAAATATTGGAGAACAAATACAAGTTTAGGATTGTCAGCTTTGGTCATGTAGGTGATGGTAATGTGCATGTAAATATACTAAGAGACACCCCTGTCATTCTGAGCGAAGCGAATAATCTCGATGCTGATAGAGAGTGGGAGCAGAGGATACCCAAATTGATACATGAGTTATTTAAGGTTGTTATATCTTTAGGTGGTATGATTTCAGGTGAGCATGGAATAGGGCTAACAAAGAAGCCATACTTATCAATGGCAGTTGATAGGGAGCAAATTGAAATTATGAAGCAAATAAAGAAAGTATTTGACCCAAATAATATACTAAACCCGGGTAAAATATTTGATGTATAA
- a CDS encoding isocitrate/isopropylmalate family dehydrogenase, which yields MGTKAIQVAKEHFGKIIEAQLTRVERMKEAVDWLDYGTLHPIRIGVVGGDGIGPYITKEAQRILEFLLEDEVKVNKVEFKVIEGLTIENRVAKMKPIPDDVLEELKQCHVILKGPTTTPKKGDPWPNIESANVAMRKELDLFANVRPVRVPKEGIDWIFFRENTEDVYALGPFGVMVGDAAFDFKVITVPGAERIIRLAFDYAQKNNINRVTCVTKANVVKTCDGLFLDTFYKIAKEYPGIEVDDWFIDIMTAKLIDPKRRTQFRVVVLPNLYGDILTDEAAEFQGGVGTAGSANIGKRYAMFEAIHGTAPRMVQEGRADYADPSSIIRAGAMLIRHIGYINKAEKLEMALDICGQYEKKLVVTGRNDGATGREFANYLMETLKDKELKNRWSSFTACQ from the coding sequence ATGGGTACAAAAGCTATTCAAGTGGCAAAGGAGCACTTTGGTAAAATAATTGAAGCACAATTAACACGTGTAGAGCGAATGAAAGAGGCTGTTGACTGGCTTGACTATGGTACTCTTCACCCAATAAGGATTGGTGTTGTGGGTGGTGATGGCATCGGCCCATACATTACAAAGGAGGCACAGCGGATACTTGAGTTTTTATTAGAGGATGAAGTAAAAGTAAATAAGGTAGAGTTTAAAGTTATTGAGGGACTTACTATTGAGAATCGTGTAGCCAAAATGAAGCCTATCCCGGATGATGTCTTGGAAGAACTTAAACAGTGTCATGTGATTCTGAAAGGACCTACTACAACACCAAAAAAAGGAGACCCGTGGCCTAATATTGAGAGTGCTAATGTAGCGATGAGGAAAGAGTTAGATTTATTTGCTAATGTGAGACCTGTGCGAGTGCCCAAGGAAGGGATAGATTGGATATTTTTTAGGGAAAACACTGAAGATGTTTATGCTTTAGGCCCTTTTGGTGTTATGGTAGGTGATGCGGCATTTGATTTTAAAGTTATTACAGTACCTGGTGCTGAGCGAATTATTCGTTTAGCATTTGATTACGCTCAAAAGAACAATATAAATCGTGTTACTTGTGTAACAAAGGCAAATGTAGTTAAGACTTGTGATGGCTTATTTTTGGACACATTTTATAAAATTGCTAAGGAATATCCTGGTATTGAAGTAGATGACTGGTTTATTGATATAATGACCGCCAAGCTAATTGACCCTAAGCGTAGGACACAGTTTCGTGTTGTTGTGTTACCTAATCTTTATGGTGATATACTTACAGATGAGGCAGCCGAGTTCCAGGGTGGCGTCGGTACTGCTGGCAGTGCTAATATAGGTAAAAGGTATGCAATGTTTGAGGCAATCCATGGGACTGCACCCAGAATGGTTCAGGAAGGTAGGGCAGATTATGCAGACCCAAGTAGTATAATACGAGCTGGTGCTATGTTAATTAGACATATTGGATACATAAATAAGGCTGAAAAGTTAGAGATGGCACTTGACATTTGTGGCCAGTACGAGAAGAAGCTCGTTGTTACAGGCCGAAATGATGGTGCTACTGGTAGAGAATTTGCTAACTACTTGATGGAGACACTAAAAGATAAAGAGCTCAAAAATAGGTGGAGTAGCTTTACTGCCTGCCAATAG
- a CDS encoding 3-isopropylmalate dehydratase small subunit, giving the protein MVLKGRVWKFGDNISTDLICPGRYFHLRSDLIELAKHTLEDADPEFTKKMQKGDFVVGGVNFGLGSSREHAPTIIKLCGVSAVLAKSFARIFYRNAINVGLPVLECDTGNIDEGDELEVDLSTGMIKDKTKGIELKAPALPKAMINILNDGGLVAHITKHGDFKLD; this is encoded by the coding sequence ATGGTTCTTAAAGGTAGGGTTTGGAAGTTTGGTGATAATATATCAACAGACCTTATATGTCCTGGCAGGTATTTTCACTTACGTTCAGACCTTATAGAACTTGCTAAGCATACACTTGAAGATGCAGACCCAGAGTTTACTAAGAAGATGCAAAAAGGGGACTTTGTTGTTGGGGGTGTAAATTTTGGACTCGGTTCATCAAGGGAGCATGCGCCTACTATAATTAAGCTGTGCGGGGTTAGTGCTGTGCTTGCAAAGTCGTTTGCAAGGATATTTTATAGAAATGCAATAAATGTAGGACTACCAGTTCTTGAATGTGATACTGGAAATATTGATGAAGGTGATGAACTTGAAGTAGACCTATCTACAGGTATGATTAAGGATAAAACAAAGGGGATTGAACTCAAAGCACCTGCTCTCCCTAAAGCGATGATTAATATTTTAAATGATGGTGGTCTCGTTGCCCATATCACAAAGCATGGTGACTTTAAGTTAGATTAG
- a CDS encoding glycine cleavage system protein H produces MAVIEGYNMPDELYYHEGDAWVKVEPDRNVKVGMTDFYQKLAGDTTYVDLPFEGDNVTQGETCGKIQSAKWVGKLVSPISGEIVKVNSAFEDDCTLINKDPYGNGWIMIVKPSKLDDELKTLYHGDAVESWLKKKIEEVEKKK; encoded by the coding sequence ATGGCGGTAATAGAGGGATACAATATGCCGGATGAGCTTTATTATCACGAAGGAGATGCTTGGGTAAAAGTAGAGCCAGACAGAAATGTAAAAGTAGGGATGACGGATTTCTATCAGAAGTTAGCTGGTGATACCACATATGTTGACTTACCATTTGAGGGTGATAATGTAACTCAGGGTGAGACTTGTGGCAAAATTCAATCTGCAAAATGGGTAGGTAAGCTTGTTAGTCCAATATCGGGTGAGATTGTTAAAGTAAACTCTGCGTTTGAGGATGATTGTACTCTTATCAACAAAGACCCTTATGGGAATGGCTGGATAATGATTGTAAAGCCATCTAAGCTTGATGATGAACTAAAAACCCTATATCATGGCGATGCAGTTGAGTCATGGCTTAAAAAGAAAATAGAGGAAGTAGAAAAGAAAAAATGA
- a CDS encoding (Fe-S)-binding protein: MIAKYLKEYENELNICIRCAYCFEGCPVFKELGWESDGARGKAILAYGLLTGELKPSKYIADKIFQCTYCRDCLERCSPSVKIPEILCAARADLVDAGFVYETHKGMVENVKRTGNIFGDEEVTTPVQEGEIPVYIGCQYLARPNQAKLYIRILEKIGVKPLIKNEICCGFPLYALGFREEFKKWKTKFIELFPYKEMIALCPTCAAFLHEEYGKEIKHVTQIILEHIPEANLGIKATYHDPCDLSRVLNIIEEPREILKKIGVKLVEIERSKKTSYCCGGGGGILMSNVELSDRIGKVRIRQAIDTGAPMVITPCPTCEQVLKKAAALEGNIVVRNISDIIWKALS, encoded by the coding sequence ATGATAGCTAAATACCTAAAAGAATATGAAAATGAATTGAATATATGCATAAGGTGTGCATATTGTTTTGAGGGCTGTCCAGTATTTAAGGAACTTGGCTGGGAATCTGATGGTGCAAGGGGTAAAGCTATCCTTGCATACGGATTACTTACTGGTGAACTTAAGCCCTCTAAATATATTGCTGATAAGATATTTCAGTGTACTTACTGCAGAGATTGTCTTGAGAGGTGTTCACCGAGTGTGAAAATTCCTGAAATTCTCTGTGCTGCAAGGGCGGACCTTGTAGATGCTGGTTTTGTGTATGAGACACATAAGGGGATGGTTGAAAATGTCAAAAGGACTGGCAATATCTTTGGAGACGAGGAAGTGACAACACCAGTGCAAGAAGGTGAAATTCCAGTTTATATTGGATGCCAATACTTAGCAAGACCTAATCAGGCAAAACTATACATAAGAATACTTGAGAAGATTGGAGTAAAGCCACTGATTAAAAATGAAATATGTTGCGGTTTTCCACTTTATGCACTTGGATTTAGAGAAGAATTCAAGAAATGGAAGACAAAGTTCATTGAGCTTTTCCCATATAAAGAGATGATAGCACTATGTCCAACTTGTGCCGCATTCCTACATGAAGAGTATGGAAAAGAAATCAAACACGTAACCCAGATTATCTTAGAGCATATTCCTGAAGCAAATCTTGGTATAAAAGCTACATACCATGACCCATGCGACCTTTCTCGTGTCCTTAATATAATTGAGGAACCGAGAGAGATTTTGAAAAAGATAGGGGTTAAACTTGTAGAGATAGAAAGAAGTAAAAAGACATCTTACTGTTGTGGTGGCGGTGGTGGAATATTGATGTCAAATGTAGAACTGTCAGACAGAATAGGAAAAGTAAGAATCAGGCAAGCAATAGATACAGGTGCACCTATGGTTATTACACCATGTCCAACTTGTGAGCAGGTGCTAAAGAAGGCCGCTGCATTAGAAGGTAATATTGTAGTAAGAAACATAAGCGATATTATCTGGAAAGCATTAAGTTGA
- a CDS encoding FAD-binding oxidoreductase, whose product MKLKPKILKKLESIVGDDDISTDPAELYIYGSDASVHQAMPWVIVRPRTIKEVQEIMRCANTELIPVIPRGGGSGTSGHAVPIDGGIIMDLKQMNRIIEIKPQDLLCKVEPGVTMDDLNRALEPYDLWYPTPPESGRVATVGGTIANNGSGVKAVKYGAARDYVMGMKVVLANGDLVTLGSASKGEASGYQLHRLMVGSEGTLGIIVEVTMSLRRIPKFAAMGIAKFNKLEDAGEAISGMVSSEVTPSTLELIDDIGIIALNKTLNMKLPEVEAIVIFECDGRTKEIVNSDIEVLKQICEHHNAFGIEVSTDPKEMTRIYTGRKKLFAALSRYKEGFACTSLADDMAVPNSKVAECARKIHEIGERHNVIMNAYGHCGAGILHTKILMDPTKKEQWEDAKCAVDELYDYVKSVGGTTSGEHGIAISKAPSWKKEKADSLGMMGAVKKALDPNNILNPHKLMDAPDDWVTATNLRYPVRT is encoded by the coding sequence ATGAAGCTAAAGCCTAAAATATTGAAGAAGCTCGAGAGCATTGTAGGTGATGATGATATCTCAACTGACCCAGCTGAGCTTTATATCTATGGGTCTGATGCATCAGTTCATCAGGCTATGCCTTGGGTTATTGTACGACCAAGAACTATCAAAGAGGTGCAGGAAATTATGCGCTGTGCTAATACCGAGCTAATACCAGTTATTCCGAGGGGAGGCGGCTCAGGAACATCAGGGCATGCAGTCCCAATAGACGGTGGAATTATAATGGATTTAAAGCAAATGAATCGAATCATTGAGATAAAGCCGCAAGATTTACTATGTAAAGTTGAACCCGGCGTAACTATGGACGACCTTAACCGTGCTCTTGAACCTTACGACCTCTGGTATCCTACGCCACCAGAATCTGGTAGGGTCGCAACTGTTGGTGGTACTATCGCTAATAATGGGTCGGGAGTAAAGGCAGTAAAGTATGGTGCAGCTCGTGATTATGTTATGGGAATGAAAGTCGTCTTAGCAAATGGAGATTTGGTAACACTTGGCAGTGCTTCTAAAGGTGAGGCATCAGGCTACCAATTACATAGGCTTATGGTTGGGTCTGAAGGTACTCTTGGTATAATTGTAGAAGTAACAATGTCTCTACGGCGAATACCTAAATTTGCAGCTATGGGAATAGCTAAGTTTAATAAATTAGAAGATGCTGGTGAAGCGATATCAGGGATGGTTAGTTCTGAAGTTACTCCTTCTACACTTGAACTTATAGATGATATAGGAATTATTGCTCTGAATAAGACACTTAATATGAAACTGCCGGAGGTTGAAGCAATTGTAATATTTGAGTGTGATGGCAGGACAAAGGAGATAGTAAATTCGGATATAGAGGTGCTTAAACAAATATGTGAGCACCATAATGCGTTTGGGATTGAGGTTAGTACTGACCCAAAAGAGATGACCCGAATTTATACTGGTAGAAAGAAATTATTTGCTGCGTTATCAAGATATAAAGAAGGCTTTGCTTGCACCTCGTTAGCCGATGATATGGCTGTACCAAACTCAAAAGTAGCTGAATGTGCACGAAAGATTCACGAAATTGGAGAACGTCACAATGTAATAATGAATGCTTATGGGCATTGTGGGGCTGGTATTTTACATACAAAGATATTAATGGACCCTACAAAAAAGGAACAATGGGAAGATGCAAAGTGTGCAGTTGATGAGCTATATGATTATGTAAAGAGTGTGGGTGGCACAACTTCTGGTGAACATGGTATAGCAATATCAAAAGCACCCTCATGGAAAAAAGAGAAGGCTGATTCACTTGGTATGATGGGAGCAGTAAAGAAGGCACTCGACCCTAATAATATCTTAAACCCGCATAAATTGATGGATGCACCTGATGACTGGGTAACAGCAACTAATCTTAGATACCCTGTAAGAACATGA
- a CDS encoding hydrogenase maturation protease, with amino-acid sequence MKTLILGLGNPILSDDGVGVKIVQELKKVKTQRDCFADARNDIKIEIKEGNVAGISILDEIAGYDRLMVIDSIKTGKGKPGDVYKLKIEDLVGAYCNTSLPHLSYSHGVDFATVIKLGEKLGYKLPKVIDIYGIEIENNTTFSENCTKKVKTSIPKVVKKIMEEL; translated from the coding sequence ATGAAGACTCTTATCTTAGGACTTGGCAATCCTATACTCTCTGACGATGGAGTGGGGGTAAAGATTGTGCAGGAGCTTAAAAAAGTCAAAACTCAAAGAGATTGCTTCGCCGACGCTCGCAATGACATAAAAATCGAAATTAAAGAAGGTAATGTTGCTGGTATTTCTATCTTAGATGAAATTGCAGGGTATGATAGACTCATGGTTATTGATTCAATAAAAACAGGTAAAGGTAAACCTGGGGATGTGTATAAATTGAAGATAGAAGATTTAGTAGGGGCGTATTGCAATACGTCCCTACCTCATCTATCATATTCGCATGGTGTAGATTTTGCAACTGTGATTAAATTAGGTGAGAAATTGGGCTATAAGTTACCAAAAGTTATAGATATTTATGGTATAGAAATAGAGAATAATACCACATTTAGTGAGAATTGTACAAAAAAAGTAAAAACAAGTATTCCTAAAGTTGTTAAAAAAATAATGGAGGAATTATGA
- a CDS encoding Ni/Fe hydrogenase subunit alpha, giving the protein MAKRIAIEPITRLEGHGKIEIFLDAKGNVSNAYFQVPELRGFEKFCEDRLAEEMPRITPRICGVCPSAHHMASTKALDDLFKVEPTSTAKKLRELFYSAFMFEDHTLHFFFLGGPDFIVGPDAPAGERNILGVISKVGLEAGKKVIDIRRRMRDVLSLLVGKAIHPVCGLPGGVSKGLTEDDRKNVVQTAKDGVEFAKFALKAFDDIVLKNKKYVDLVVGDIYKHRTYYMGMVDVNNKVNFYDGDIRVVDPNGKEFVKFKPSEYLDHIVEHVESWSYIKFPYLKKIGWKGFVDGEDSGVYRVAPLARLNASDGMATPLAQAEYEKMYNVLGGKPAHNTLAFHWARLIELLYSAERMLELAEDAEITSSNIRNIPTQIPTEGIGVVEAPRGTLYHHYKTDEKGIVTEVNLIVATVNNAAAMCMSIERAARSLIKNGKVSDGLLNMVEMAFRAYDPCLACATHTLPGQMPLVVNIRDANGNIIRTLKR; this is encoded by the coding sequence ATGGCTAAGAGGATAGCTATAGAGCCTATAACGAGGTTAGAGGGTCATGGTAAGATAGAGATTTTTTTAGATGCCAAAGGTAATGTAAGTAACGCATATTTCCAAGTGCCTGAGCTACGTGGGTTTGAGAAGTTTTGTGAAGATAGGCTTGCTGAAGAGATGCCAAGAATAACACCAAGGATATGTGGTGTATGTCCAAGTGCCCATCATATGGCATCGACGAAGGCGTTGGATGACTTATTTAAGGTTGAGCCTACATCAACTGCAAAGAAGCTTAGGGAGCTATTCTATTCCGCTTTTATGTTTGAGGACCATACACTGCATTTCTTCTTTCTTGGCGGTCCCGATTTCATTGTAGGACCGGATGCACCAGCAGGCGAGCGGAATATATTAGGAGTGATAAGCAAAGTTGGGTTAGAGGCAGGTAAAAAGGTGATAGATATAAGAAGAAGGATGCGTGATGTATTATCTTTACTTGTTGGTAAGGCTATCCATCCAGTTTGCGGCTTACCTGGTGGAGTATCTAAGGGACTAACTGAAGATGATAGAAAAAATGTTGTCCAGACTGCTAAAGATGGGGTTGAGTTTGCTAAGTTTGCGCTTAAAGCATTTGATGACATTGTGCTTAAGAATAAGAAATATGTAGACCTCGTTGTTGGTGATATATACAAACATAGAACTTATTATATGGGAATGGTAGATGTAAATAATAAAGTAAATTTTTACGATGGTGATATAAGGGTAGTTGACCCTAATGGGAAAGAGTTTGTTAAATTTAAGCCAAGTGAATATTTGGACCATATAGTAGAACATGTAGAGTCTTGGAGTTATATAAAGTTTCCATATCTTAAAAAAATAGGCTGGAAAGGATTTGTAGATGGTGAGGATAGTGGAGTTTACAGAGTGGCACCACTTGCAAGATTAAATGCATCTGATGGTATGGCAACACCACTTGCACAAGCTGAGTATGAAAAGATGTACAATGTTTTAGGTGGTAAGCCTGCCCATAATACTTTAGCATTTCATTGGGCGAGGTTGATTGAATTACTTTATTCAGCTGAGAGGATGCTTGAACTTGCAGAAGATGCTGAAATTACGAGCTCAAATATAAGAAATATACCTACCCAGATACCAACTGAAGGGATTGGAGTTGTAGAGGCACCAAGGGGTACGCTATATCATCATTATAAAACTGACGAAAAAGGTATTGTCACTGAAGTTAATCTAATTGTAGCTACCGTAAATAATGCCGCCGCTATGTGTATGTCAATTGAACGTGCGGCTCGCTCGCTTATAAAGAACGGTAAAGTCTCTGACGGGTTACTAAATATGGTAGAGATGGCATTTAGGGCTTATGACCCTTGTCTTGCGTGTGCTACTCATACATTACCGGGGCAGATGCCACTTGTAGTAAATATACGGGATGCAAATGGTAATATTATTAGGACTCTTAAAAGGTAA
- a CDS encoding oxidoreductase produces the protein MAKPKVAFYWCASCGGCEEAVIDLAEDILKVVGAVDIVFWPVALDFKKKDVEAMKDNEIAVSFINGAVRTEEQEEMVKLLRKKSGLVVAFGSCAHLGGIPGLANFWNKEFIFKRVYKEVPSVNNPDSTYPQVKTKVKEGELTLPEFYDTVNALNQVIDVDYYLPGCAPPPDLIMNAVSAIFEGKLPGKGAVLAPDKALCDTCPLAEKKPEKLVMKEIKRVHEIMHDPEKCFLDEGIICIGPATRSGCGERCIRANMPCRGCFGPTKEVIDQGSKILSAIASILGVEGEEKMTDEEVEKLMAQILDPAGTFYRFSLPTSLLKRRRIK, from the coding sequence ATGGCTAAACCAAAGGTAGCATTTTATTGGTGTGCCTCCTGTGGTGGTTGTGAGGAGGCAGTGATAGACCTTGCTGAAGACATATTAAAAGTTGTAGGTGCAGTTGACATTGTGTTTTGGCCGGTAGCACTTGACTTTAAGAAGAAAGATGTAGAAGCTATGAAAGATAATGAGATAGCGGTTAGCTTCATCAATGGTGCTGTAAGGACTGAAGAGCAGGAGGAGATGGTTAAATTGTTACGTAAAAAATCTGGCCTCGTAGTAGCTTTTGGTAGTTGTGCTCACCTTGGCGGTATACCGGGACTTGCAAATTTTTGGAATAAGGAGTTTATCTTTAAAAGGGTGTATAAAGAAGTGCCATCAGTCAACAATCCAGATAGCACTTATCCACAAGTGAAAACAAAGGTTAAAGAAGGTGAGTTGACTCTACCCGAATTCTACGATACAGTGAATGCACTTAATCAAGTTATAGATGTTGATTACTATCTTCCCGGTTGTGCACCGCCACCCGACTTAATTATGAATGCAGTAAGTGCTATTTTTGAAGGTAAGTTGCCCGGGAAAGGGGCAGTCCTTGCCCCTGACAAAGCACTTTGTGACACCTGTCCACTTGCAGAAAAGAAGCCTGAGAAGCTTGTTATGAAGGAAATTAAAAGGGTACACGAAATTATGCATGACCCTGAGAAATGTTTTCTTGATGAAGGTATTATTTGCATAGGACCTGCAACAAGGTCTGGTTGTGGTGAGCGTTGTATAAGGGCTAATATGCCATGTAGGGGCTGCTTTGGACCTACAAAAGAAGTGATTGACCAAGGTAGCAAGATTTTGAGTGCTATTGCATCTATACTGGGGGTAGAGGGTGAAGAGAAGATGACAGATGAGGAAGTAGAGAAGTTAATGGCTCAAATATTAGACCCGGCAGGCACCTTTTATAGATTTAGTTTACCTACATCATTACTTAAAAGACGTAGAATAAAATAA